The nucleotide window ACTTGATTGTTGTGACTTAGGAGTAGTCAAGAGGAACTTGACTCATGAGCTGAAAGTCACTCTGAGTTCAAGAAAGTAAGTACATGACACACAAGGGTGTGCTGAGGCTAGAGATTTGAATATTAATCTGTCATTTCTGACATGAGACCAGTTCTGAGTGATGAGGTTTAAACCTGTTAGGAATCTCAGAtattccaggaatttttttaactttttaatggaAATGTTCAAACATAAAAAAGGAGAGGAACTAGTACAGTGAATTCCCAGGTAGCAATTGTCCAGCTGCAGCAATTATCAATTCATGGCCGCTTGTGCTACTTCTATATCACACCCTgagtattttgaagcaaatctgagacatattatttcatctataaatatttcagtatctctaaaagataagaacTTCCCCTTTTAAAGATAGTGACAAGACTGTCATTCCTTTACATTATCAAATATCCAGTCAATGTTCACGTTTCCCCTGATTGTCctattaatgtttcttttttaaaaagtatgtggtGGTTTTAAATCAGGATCCAACAAGGcctatatgtgtgttttttaactCTGTTAATTCATAGGTTCTCCCTCATTGCAACCTTTTtgcctctctattttttttttttgttattgaaatCAGTTCATTTGTTTTCCACAGTGTGAATTTTGCTGATCATATCCCCAAGGCATCCATTATCATGTTCTGTTCCTCCTTTGATTTCCTGTAAATGTTGGAtctagagcagcactgtccaatagaactttgtGTGGGATGCAAATGTTCTATGTCTGCGCTGTGgctttcagcacttgaaatgtagctagtgtgactggaactgaattttaaatttgatttcattttaatgtaagtagccatatgtggctagtgactaTCATGTTAGCACAGATTTGGAGCTTTGATCAAATTCagatttgatttttgtttgtaaGACTACTGCAGAGGTGGTGGTATATACTTCCAGCAGTATAGATACTTCCAGTGTCTAGTTGTCTTTTTATGTGGTATTAATCAGTTATTAATAATCATTGCCTTGATCAgctctgtccaatagaaatagaatgtagcacattaagaaaaattttgtttttctcaattaattaaaaaacctTTATTCATATtactaagagaaaaaaacaaggtgCAGAACTATGTGATATGTTATCTTTTGTGTAAGATAGGATAAAGAAACTTAGGGAGCagagacagaaaaaattaatatagtGGTTACCTGTGTGTAGGGGTGGGGTTGGAGTGGATGGAATTTAGATTTTTCATTATATGTGTGAACCATGTGAAGGACTATGTATTGAGAAAAGaggccccccttttttttaaccttattcAAATTATCTTTTATTCTGAAGGCATTCGTTGGCCTTCTTCAGCCTTAGATTTTTCTTTCAGACTTATTGCTCTGGATCAGCTGTGCTGAAACCCTTTGCTCTCAGGAtctctttattctcttaaaaattattgagaaccccaaagagcttttaatTATGTAGGTTATATCTAGTGATACTTACTGTCTTAGACATTacaactgagaaattttaaatacttatttttaagtttatccaagaataacaataataaacccattacattttaacataaatatatttttatgaaaaatagtcgttttccaaaataaattttagtgagaagtgtggcattgttttacatgtttGCAAATCTtatttaatgtctggcttaataggtGACAGCTGGGTTCTCATAGctgcttctgcattcagtctGTTGTGGTGTCAACATGGATCCTCTGGACTATGCCACTGTGCCTCCCAGGGGAAGGAAAGTGAAAAGAGCAGTTAAAACGGTTCTGGCCTTCCAGATCCCTCCTGAAACAGGGATCCCTGGATCACATTTTGAGAACGGCTGCTTTAGAACAATAAGCCAGCACACCATCTGGGCATATTCTTTGTTTTGAATGAATATTGAGTGCTTAAGTATTACTTTCTTGGAAACATGACTGGTTAAGACGGAAGTTTGTAAGTGAGGAAGTTTTGCATAAAATTCCTTTTGACAAGATAGCACTTTTTTTatctacttgttttttttttttttaaagattttattttttcctttttctccccaaagccccccggtacatagttgtgtattcttcgttgtgggttcttctagttgtggcatgtgggacgctgcctcagcgtggtctgatgaacagtgccatgtccgcgcccaggattcggactaacgaaacactggactgcctgcagcggagcgcgcaaacttaaccactgggccacagggccagcccctatctacttgttttttaagaaacttgGAAAAGCCCTAGTTGGCTTTTAGGTACTCCTTTAGATAGGgaactaaaacattttttaaattttccaaggCTTACGTGGTTCTCTTTGCACAGAGTAATATGTTTCACTCCATTAAGTTCAGTACTCAcctcttcctcttccattttcttccagATCTAGCTGAAGCTCCTTTAGGAAGTTCTCCTTGCTGCCTCAGCTCCTAGAGATGTCGCTTTTTCTCTGAActctccagcacttgttgttGGCCTTTGGCTGCTATCTTATATGTTGTATTATTCATCTTTTACAATTTTGTCCATTCTGTGAGCTGGAGACTCCAGGGCAAGGCATGTTATCCTGTGTCTTTTTTATGTCCTCAATATGCATTAGGCCTCAATTTTTTATGatgaattagattttttaaacacCTGATACAGCTGATACACCTTCTCCCTCAACGGTATATTTCACCACACATTTCATCTCTTTCCTAACATAAATGGTATTGTCTGGTGCAGGTCAATAAGAAGCTATGGATTTTCTCATTCCCTTGGATATAATCAAATGGTCTATCTAATGACATAACAGTCACCCTTAAGTTAGAATTATCTCTGACACTTTATTCTCCTGCTGTTAAATCCTGGCTAAAAGCTTACTATATTAAAAGCGAATATATATAAAAAGTTAACTTAGGTGTGCCAGCTTAAGAAGAGAATTTATAGTACCCCTGGGTTGTGGAATCTCCCCAGGATTCAGCAAAGAACTTGAATGCATTGTCCATTTTTCCTTCACATGAGAGATCTGATGTTTTATCGTGTTTACACAGACATTTTAACACAATTCTGCTATTATCTTTCAAGCTGTGGATTTCTTCAACCAGATCAACATGTTATATGGAACTATTACAGAATTCTGCACTGAAGCAAGCTGCCCAGTCATGTCTGCAGGTCCAAGGTACATATACTGCCTATTATATAGGTATTTGAATTACTAAATAAAGCTAATCACTAATtgatataaattaaataataaagacttgttatttttcttatctgtttGCTTGTGTAAAAGCAGTTCAATTTTATGAGTTCTTGAATACTTAACTATTAACTTTTAGTTATTAAATACTTTTGTATGTGgtacttgttttaattttataattgcaTTATGGTAAGTATTCAGTTATAGGGGCAAAAGTAAAGAAATTTGAGTTAGGTTTATCTTGCATTGCAAaagttattttttcaattttattaacatttacaattctgtttctggtttttagatgaatttcttggaagagttttTAGTTGACCTTtagtatttgattattttttcttgtgtgtaGTGTCAGGTATTTCTAAATTGTACTGCTTTAGTTATCTAGTTTAAAGGTGCTAGATTTGAAAAACTTGACTATAGtaaatttcaagaaatattaagaaagagATGGAACTCTTTATCACCCATAATGTTCAGTCAGTGTGATGGGATTAATGTTTTAGtgtttccttccattcttttttcctgTAATAAATGACTGATTTTATGTGATGATGGAGGTTAGCAGGATATTTACCtcttggaaaaaattttttttcctgaatttggtataggtataaaggaaaaaaaaagtccccaATGActtggtagtcctatttttaatacataattttaggagagatatttttattttgtcttgtaaGTTTTATCCCTcaaatttccttaaaagaaatttaaataaaataaataggaaaattaaaCTTTTCCATGACTTAAATGCTTTGCCTAGTCAAGTTTTGTGTAAGTCTTGTTAATAATTCTAGCTCAGCAAAGATGAGGGGGAAAAAGATTCATGTCTAAGGATGTTTCTTCAACACCCTCTCCAGGAAACGAGGTTTTATAGTCTTGGTCTATTGGTGATAACTTGATGGCCAAGGATCTCAGAACGTGGTGGATCTATCAGCCCCATACCTGGTCCTCAGCACTCTTCCTAGCAGACAGGAATGCAGTTCCTTTATCTTTTCCAGGGCTGCATTATAAAACACAAATTCCGGCACTGCCAGCTGccacattctctcttctcttccaattATAGCCATCACATTTCAGAATGATTCTATAGGGAACTCTCAGTGATTTTCAGTAGAACGTTAGGTAATTTACTGAAGTTATATATATAACTTCTCTTGACAAAATGTGAACCTACTTTGATTACAAGTTGCACATCTGTTCATGTTTTTGAAAACTTTATCAGtaaaacttttttctcttcagatatGAATATCATTGGGCAGATGGTACTAATATTAAAAAGCCAATCAAATGTTCTGCACCAAAATACATTGACTATTTGATGACTTGGGTTCAGGATCAACTTGATGATGAAACTCTTTTTCCTTCTAAGATTGGTGAGTTAATGTTGTAGAACTATTCTCTTTTTAGATGGTAAATGTGTTGTGTTCTTTTTAATGcttcattactttaaaaaaaatgtaatagaGACTGCCAAATTCCTCTCCAAAAAGATTGTAAATACATACTTTCCTCCAGCCAGGTTTGTGTCTGCCTGTGTTTCTTTATCAATActgatttttttatcttttctaatttgGGTGAATAAATACCTGTTTtagtgtatgtttttaaaatactgatgagATTGAGCATTTGTTAGTTTATTGATCAtcgtgtgttttctttttatatcctttgtccatttctttgTATGTTAAATGTATTAGCTCTTTGTCACACGTGTTGTATGTAGTGTTCCCCAGGTTGCCTTTTGTTCACGAGGTGTTTTTACTATATATAACTTTCTTATTTTGCCctattaatcttttcctttatgacaTCTGGGTTTTAATACAATGATTAGAAAAGTTTTCCCTTCTTcaagattattaaaatatttgcccatgttttcatttactagctctgtggttttgtttttaaacatttaagtctttgttctctcaggaatttttttctcaatgctcctttaacttttttccaattttataaatgctagccagttttcccaataccgttTATCAAATATATGTGTCTCTTCTCCCCTCATTATCATATGTGTACACCAAATTGCCACATATTTTGGAGTCTTTTAATGTTTATCTGTTCCTATGGAAATTCCACACTGTTTTAAATACCATGGCCATATATCTTTGAGCATCTTTTAGGGCTCGTCTCTcttccttacttttctttttcagaatattCATGGCTATTCTGGGATATTTGTTCTTCCAAAGAACTTAGAATCATTTTGCCAAGGTAAAAAAAAGACCTTTGTGAGATTTTGATTACGGTTTCATTCAATTTGTAGATTAATACAGGATTCTTGTTCTCTTGACAATTCTGAGACTTCCTATCCTAGAATAaggtatttttcttcatttattcacattttttatttatttctaatttcttcttgtGAAATTCTGTAGTTTACTTTATGCTAATCCTTCAAgtttcttaagtttattcctaggcatttaatgttttttattcaTATCTGGTTTCCAACTGGTTACTGTTTAGTATATAGGAAAGCTGTTGATTGTTACatacattttatgtaaaattttatataagtTGATCATCAGGTTCtgattgtttctgttgttttgggttggttttcttgagtttttaaagtatacaatcaCCTCATATTAAGATAATATTAATTTTGCTGCTTCCTTTCTGATATATATACTTCTTGTGTAACTCTTATCTAATTTCGTCAACTAGTACTTCCAGAACAGTGCTGAGTAATAGTGATGATGGCAgacatccttttcttgtttccttaCTTTTATGCGAGTGCTTCTAGTATTTCAGCATTAAGAAGGAATGTTGCTTTTGGTTAGAGGTGTGTGACTGATTTCTGAATCAGTTATGGTGGTATTTTATGAGATGCTTTTCCAATATCTGTTGGTGATGACCATAAGGTTttctccagtattttttttttaatgatctgcTGGAAgagtattttttattatctaaTATTCTCATTAAGATTTGGCATTGGTATTCACGGATGCGATCGGTACTTGTCATTTTCAGTTTAAGGGTGTCTAATGAACAACATATTGTTGGATTCTGTCTTGTCTGTTCAGGCTGgtataacaaaaataccaaagactggatggcttataaacaagagaaatttatttctcacagttgtcaaggccagaagtccaagatcaggctgcagcatgacggggttctagtgaAGGCTCACTTCTGGTTGCAGACTGCCGACTTCTCACCTGGTCCTCACAGGGTGGAGGGGCCGCAACCTCTCTGgtgcctcttttataagggcgctaatcccattcatgaagacTCTGccctcgtgacctaatcacctccaaaaggccccacctcctaataccgtcacctgggaggttaggatttcaacataggaattttaggggagacacagacattcagaACATAGCAGATTCTTTTTGCAGTCTAATCAGAGGATCTTTCAAGAGAAAAATGTACATCATGCTGTTACACTTGGTCTGTTTGCTGTTGGTCAACTTTTCAATTCCATTATTaaaccttttatttccttcctcataGATTCTTTATTGCATATTGATTGTGCTTGAATGTTTCTGTTAAATTCAGCTTGAAAAGTGCTTAGATTAAAACAAATTACTTGTATTTCTTGATTCATTAGGAAGATAaggaatattttttactttattcttttttctcagcttcACATTCTCAGTAATTCATCCTAATGTTCTGTGGAATTCTTTTCCCTCTCATTAGACTATTATTATCCACATCTTACTTATGAGGATTATTTATTCTTATTAGGCAGAattgtttattattcattttttttaagattgccacctcagctaacatctgtttctgatcttttttttcttttccccctcaaagccccccagtacatagttgtatgttctagttgtgagtgcctctggttgtgcttatTATTCATCTTTAAGTACTATATCCAAGTTATTACTGTTCCTTTTATTAGCAAGATGCCCATTTATAAATTCAGAGAGTAAAGGAGTTTGACTTAAAAATTCATCTTTTCAATGCGTGAGTACAAGACCCTGTTCAAAAAACATGCCCATAAGctccagaataatatttgaaaaggCAAGTTGTTAGCCAAGGCTGGTGAATAAAACCCACAAAAATCAGCTTACAAGAGCAAAATAGACTAAATTTCAAGCTATTACAGTCTGATTGAGaaataaactaaagaaaacaaaatgcaggGAAGGAAAAAGTGTGTTAGCCTTGGTTTTTTGaaagattgaagaaaataaaatgtttcaagaGTAGAGTTCTGGAACAGACCTTTAAGGCCAACTAATTTGGGTTATTTTGGAAGCAGATGCCGCCTTACGTATTTATTTACTGTACTCAGTGCCAGTTGTATTGTCTTTCTCCTGTCACTGTTTTCTAAAAGACTCTGATGTTGTCATCCCAAATTCTCAGGCATGTAACCCCTTGCATCCCCATCTGCACTGCTTGGAGAGAGATTACCAAACCCTCTCCCTGTTCTTTTCAAAGGAGGtgtttattgtttttgaaaaataaggaGATCCCCTTCTTCCCTTTTTCAGGAAGTATATCCCCTTCTTAGACTACAGGAACACAGAAatagcactttaaaaaaataaaataaaaagttggggaCTCCtagtttaagaaagaaaattggcTTTTCAGAGTAATTCGGAAGACAAAGTACTTCTTATTTGTAAACAGCAGATTATGACTCAAagtctgcctttctttttcttttgcttaggaGAGTTTCCAGTCCTGGctgagtatgtatgtgtgtgtgtaaaaaatttttttagagttagaaattacaaaacataaaaattttctatttgtaGTCCAAATACTTATTCTTGTTGCATTTAATCTTGGGAAGAAACTCTCCAATATTAAACAACTaacattatgtttattttaacttTGATTCAGTAGCATCTTATATAACTTGATACCTGTGCCTACAAGGCACTCCAAAAAAGTGCAGTATGTGAGGATACCTCATATACCtaggtttgggatttttttccttgcctttccaaAAAATGTATGGAAATAGGCTTGtatttgtgaatgtgtgtgtttgtgtgttggaGTTGCTAATGGCAGTGTCTGCACTTTCTGATCTTCAATTAGGTAAAAGACTGatcaatatatatgtgtatttgatTACAGGTGTCCCGTTTCCCAAAAACTTTATGTCTGTGGCAAAGACCATTCTAAAGCGTCTCTTCAGGGTTTATGCCCATATTTATCACCAGCACTTTGATTCTGTGATGCAGCTGCAAGAGGAGGCCCACCTCAACACCTCCTTTAagcactttattttctttgttcaggTAAGTTGGGCACTGTTGACTTCTGTGTGCTTTGACTTGGACTTACTTGGATTGGTAGCTTTAATAAGAGCAATGTCTTATTTATACATGTAGAGCTAAGTATAAAAagagttctctattctgttctcttttccaTGTTGTTTGTTTCATTGGTATGCATAGCAGCTTGGAAAGCATCACCCCCATCTTAGGCCCTTTGCCTCTGGCTGCCCCAAGTCTCTAGTTAGTTTGTGACAGGGAGCACCAAAAACCCAAGAAAGCTTATCCATACCCTCCTGTTCCGTCGCCACTGCTGGTTGAAGGGATGCTGTGGAAAAATGCCTGCATTTGGATTGTGCCATGAGATGTCTGTGCCTGGAAGAGATTGGGAAGAATTTGTTAGCTGCTACCTTGGgttaagattttttgttttgttttgcgttttgggttttgtttttgaggaagataagccctgagctaactactgccaaatctcctctttttgctgaggaagactggctctaagttaacatctgagcccatcttcctcttcttatatgtgtgggacacctgccacagcatggcttgacaagtgctgcCTAGGTCCATGCCTGTGATCCgtactggcaaaccccaggccaccaaagcagaatgtgcaaacttaaccactgtaccaccaggccgccCCTGAGTTAAGTTTTCAGAAGTCCCACTTCAGGCCACATCCTAGGAAGTCAGCAGCTAGAAACATCCCCTTCCAGAGATGTGGCCTATTGCCTTATGGGCCCTTAGTTGGAATTGGAATTTTCTTAAGTCAAAATAATTCACATTGTTTGGAAAAGATCTCGAAAAATCAGGACTCCTTTAGCCTGACTTTAGAGATGTGTA belongs to Equus asinus isolate D_3611 breed Donkey chromosome 6, EquAss-T2T_v2, whole genome shotgun sequence and includes:
- the MOB1A gene encoding MOB kinase activator 1A isoform X2 gives rise to the protein MSFLFSRSSKTFKPKKNIPEGSHQYELLKHAEATLGSGNLRQAVMLPEGEDLNEWIAVNTVDFFNQINMLYGTITEFCTEASCPVMSAGPRYEYHWADGTNIKKPIKCSAPKYIDYLMTWVQDQLDDETLFPSKIGVPFPKNFMSVAKTILKRLFRVYAHIYHQHFDSVMQLQEEAHLNTSFKHFIFFVQEFNLIDRRELAPLQELIEKLGSKDR
- the MOB1A gene encoding MOB kinase activator 1A isoform X1: MSFLFSSRSSKTFKPKKNIPEGSHQYELLKHAEATLGSGNLRQAVMLPEGEDLNEWIAVNTVDFFNQINMLYGTITEFCTEASCPVMSAGPRYEYHWADGTNIKKPIKCSAPKYIDYLMTWVQDQLDDETLFPSKIGVPFPKNFMSVAKTILKRLFRVYAHIYHQHFDSVMQLQEEAHLNTSFKHFIFFVQEFNLIDRRELAPLQELIEKLGSKDR